A genomic region of Ictalurus furcatus strain D&B chromosome 29, Billie_1.0, whole genome shotgun sequence contains the following coding sequences:
- the LOC128604446 gene encoding uncharacterized protein LOC128604446, whose product MNYHSYSNQLCDAIIEVEELFTRWSSPGQFMYTVPGVTPNIMKSIIQYGYSQRIRITRKNVKALLEAADYLLMDDIVHTCCRFLEKLRDRASLMVEQSLMYRLGVPESGANSQLRSNSPGVGDSSGRRRQTPYTRRHTSSNGAWNVHPTQITHTLFFLFLLIAIINTSELLNIYSILWAVVTWRLRLRATDRKVGGSRPSTAKLPLLGP is encoded by the coding sequence AGCTCTTCACGAGGTGGAGCAGCCCAGGCCAGTTCATGTACACCGTCCCTGGTGTGACTCCGAACATAATGAAGTCCATCATCCAGTACGGTTACTCACAGCGGATAAGAATCACGCGAAAGAACGTGAAGGCTCTCTTGGAGGCAGCCGATTACCTGCTGATGGACGACATTGTTCACACCTGCTGCCGGTTTCTAGAGAAGCTGCGTGATCGGGCGTCCCTCATGGTGGAGCAGAGCCTGATGTACCGCCTCGGTGTTCCTGAATCCGGAGCAAATTCCCAGCTACGCTCCAACTCACCTGGCGTGGGAGACAGTTCAGGCAGAAGACGTCAAACACCGTACACACGGCGTCACACGAGTAGTAACGGAGCCTGGAACGTGCATCCAactcagatcacacacacactttttttcctATTTCTTCTTATTGCTATAATAAACACATctgaattattaaatatatacagtatattgtgggCAGTGGTGACTTGGCGGTTAAGACTCCgggctactgatcggaaggtcgggggttcaaggcccagcactgccaaactgccactgttgggcccctga
- the LOC128604448 gene encoding kelch-like protein 10 — translation MNYHSYSNQLCDTIIVAGGTHFHVHKSVLCELSPYFRALFERWSNPGQFLYTVPGVTPNIMKSIIQYGYSQRITITQTNVKALLEAADYLLMDDIVHLCCRFLEKRLRPKNCIEILRLANAHFWHELRDRASFIWEQSLIYHR, via the exons ATGAACTACCACTCCTACAGCAACCAACTCTGCGACACCATCATTGTGGCTGGAGGCACTCATTTCCATGTGCACAAATCAGTGCTCTGTGAATTGAGCCCGTATTTCAG AGCGCTGTTTGAGAGGTGGAGCAACCCAGGCCAGTTCTTGTACACCGTCCCTGGTGTGACTCCGAACATAATGAAGTCCATCATCCAGTACGGTTACTCACAGCGGATAACAATCACGCAAACGAACGTGAAGGCTCTCTTGGAGGCAGCCGATTACCTGCTGATGGACGACATTGTTCACCTCTGCTGCCGGTTTCTGGAGAAGAGACTCCGCCCAAAGAACTGCATTGAAATACTGCGGCTTGCTAATGCGCACTTCTGGCACGAGCTGCGTGATCGGGCGTCCTTCATATGGGAGCAGAGCCTGATATACCACCGCTAG